From Papilio machaon chromosome 2, ilPapMach1.1, whole genome shotgun sequence, the proteins below share one genomic window:
- the LOC106718736 gene encoding methyltransferase-like 26 isoform X2, with amino-acid sequence MKFITGKFRLLQNISKTVYGLRSRPMSKSNDLFYGSCESYKGEKLIYPAATRNQEPILQVLKRFIISETDIINDESPTFVEISSGSGQHLAHFAPHFPGVKFQPSEVDENLFGSISIYATHCPTKNILQPILLDIRNKLSCYGFEENSIDYMYNANMMHITPFECTLGLFENAGKYLKSEALMITYGPYSKDGIITPQSNIDFDISLKQRDPLWGLRDINDLVRIGEENNLSLIDTIEMPSNNKTLIWKKD; translated from the exons ATGA AGTTCATAACAGGTAAATTTCGCTTActtcaaaacatttcaaaaactGTCTACGGACTAAGAAGCAGGCCTATGTCGAAATCAAATGATCTATTTTATGGATCTTGTGAAAG CTATAAAGGAGAAAAGTTAATATACCCAGCGGCAACTAGGAATCAAGAACCTATATTGCAGGTTTTAAAGAGGTTTATAATTAGTGAAACAGACATCATAAATGATGAGAGTCCCACTTTTGTTGAAATATCCTCAGGATCTGGCCAGCACTTGGCACATTTTGCTCCACATTTCCCGGGTGTTAAATTTCAACCGAGTGAAgttgatgaaaatttgtttggaaGTATATCAATATATGCCACACATTGcccaacaaaaaatattttacagccAATATTGCTTGACATAAGAAACAAGTTGTCATGCTATGGGTTTGAAGAAAATAGCATTGATTATATGTACAATGCCAACATGATGCATATAACACCTTTTGAATGCACTTTAGGATTGTTTGAAAATGCTGGGAAATATTTGAAGTCAGAGGCTCTTATGATAACTTATGGTCCTTATAGTAAAGATGGGATAATAACACCTCAGAGCAATATTGACTTTGATATTTCTCTCAAACAGAGAGATCCACTTTGGGGTCTAAGAGACATTAATGATTTAGTTAGAATAGGAGAAGAAAATAATCTGTCTTTAATAGATACAATAGAAATGCCATCAAATAATAAGACATTAATATGGAAAAAGGACTGA
- the LOC106718736 gene encoding methyltransferase-like 26 isoform X1, protein MLYTFQFITGKFRLLQNISKTVYGLRSRPMSKSNDLFYGSCESYKGEKLIYPAATRNQEPILQVLKRFIISETDIINDESPTFVEISSGSGQHLAHFAPHFPGVKFQPSEVDENLFGSISIYATHCPTKNILQPILLDIRNKLSCYGFEENSIDYMYNANMMHITPFECTLGLFENAGKYLKSEALMITYGPYSKDGIITPQSNIDFDISLKQRDPLWGLRDINDLVRIGEENNLSLIDTIEMPSNNKTLIWKKD, encoded by the exons ATGTTATATACTTTTCAGTTCATAACAGGTAAATTTCGCTTActtcaaaacatttcaaaaactGTCTACGGACTAAGAAGCAGGCCTATGTCGAAATCAAATGATCTATTTTATGGATCTTGTGAAAG CTATAAAGGAGAAAAGTTAATATACCCAGCGGCAACTAGGAATCAAGAACCTATATTGCAGGTTTTAAAGAGGTTTATAATTAGTGAAACAGACATCATAAATGATGAGAGTCCCACTTTTGTTGAAATATCCTCAGGATCTGGCCAGCACTTGGCACATTTTGCTCCACATTTCCCGGGTGTTAAATTTCAACCGAGTGAAgttgatgaaaatttgtttggaaGTATATCAATATATGCCACACATTGcccaacaaaaaatattttacagccAATATTGCTTGACATAAGAAACAAGTTGTCATGCTATGGGTTTGAAGAAAATAGCATTGATTATATGTACAATGCCAACATGATGCATATAACACCTTTTGAATGCACTTTAGGATTGTTTGAAAATGCTGGGAAATATTTGAAGTCAGAGGCTCTTATGATAACTTATGGTCCTTATAGTAAAGATGGGATAATAACACCTCAGAGCAATATTGACTTTGATATTTCTCTCAAACAGAGAGATCCACTTTGGGGTCTAAGAGACATTAATGATTTAGTTAGAATAGGAGAAGAAAATAATCTGTCTTTAATAGATACAATAGAAATGCCATCAAATAATAAGACATTAATATGGAAAAAGGACTGA